The genomic interval CAAACGACGTGAAATCCTCGTACTCCGGCAGCAGGGCCGCCGCGCGGTTCATCCGCCCGAGGTCCAGCGGCACGTAATACTGCCACGTCAGGTGGCGCGTGAAGGGATTCTTGTGCGGTTCGATGTAGTAGCGGTACTCGCGCTCCCGGGCGTGGAACCGCGCGTGCGCATCGTCCGCAACCGCCGTCAGACCCTCCGCCGAGATGTCCTCCGGAAGCAGGAAATTCAATTTGTAGAGCGTCTGCGCCGGATCCGCGACCGGTGCCGAACAATCGAAATGCGCCACATAATACGAGGCATTCACCCCCGTATCGGTGCGACCCGCTCCGGTCACCTCGACCGGTTCGCGGAGGAGCGTCGTCAGGGCCCGTTCGAGGGTCTGCTGCACCGACGGCTGGTCAGGCTGCCGCTGCCACCCGCAATAGGCCGCTCCCAGATAGCGGAGTTCGAGAAAATATCGCATGGACAACTTCTTTTTCGGTACAAAGATACGCATTTCGCACATACGATAAACCGGGGTCGCTGCGTTTAGTTTCCGAATTTATTCGTATCTTTGTCGGAACTGAATTTTCGAACCGCACTACGACATGAAGGCTGCAATCATCGGATACGGCAAGATGGGCCGCGAAATCGAACGGATCCTCGCCGAACGGGGACACGAAACCGCCCTCGTCATCGACCTCGACAATGCCCGCGACCTCGATGCCGGACACCTGAAGGGCATCGACGTGGCTATCGAATTCACCACGCCCGCCACGGCTTACGACAACATCCGCACCTGTCTGGAGTGCGGCGTGGCCGTCGTCAGCGGAACAACCGGCTGGACAGACCGCCTGGCCGAACTGCAGGAGTTGTGCCGCCAGCGCGGCGGGGCGCTCTTCTACGCCTCGAACTACTGCCTGGGCGTCAACCTCCTGTTCCGCCTCAACCGCCAGCTCGCCGCACTGGTCGGACGCCTCGGGGGCGGTTACGAGGTCCGCATCGAGGAGGTCCACCACACCCAGAAGAAGGATGCCCCGAGCGGTACGGCCATCACCCTGGCCGAAGGAATCCTCGAAAACCTCCCCGGAAAAACCGGGTGGGTGAACTTCGCTCCGGGTATCGAACACGCCGCAAACCGCGTGGAGCGCAGCGAGGATACGCCGGCCGACCGCATCGAGATCCGTTCGGTGCGCGAGGGAATGGTCCCGGGTATTCACACCGTGACCTACGAGTCCGAGGACGACATCCTCGAACTCCGCCACGAAATCAAGAACCGCCGCACGCTGGCGCAAGGAGCCGTCGTAGCAGCCGAATTCCTCTGCGGAAAGAAGGGCGTGTACGGCATGGATGACCTGCTGAAATAGTTGAAACAACCGAGACAACATGCAAAAAATCAAGGCTTTTTTCAGAAACAAATGGGTCGGGTTCACGCTGGCCGCCCTGCTCTATACGCTCTGGTTCGTCGTCTGGACCGGGAACCTCTGGCTCCTGATCGGCCTGCCCGTCATCTACGACCTCTACATCTCGAAGCTCTTCTACCGCTACGTCTGGCACCGGAATACCGAACTCTGTAAACGGAACAAACTCTACAAGACCGTTTACGAGTGGGTCAACGCCATCATCTTCGCAACGGTCGTCGCTTCGCTCGTGCACATCTTCATCTTCCAGATGTACGTGATCCCCACCTCGTCGATGGAGAAGTCGCTGCTCGTCGGTGACTACCTCTACGTCAGCAAGGTATCATACGGGCCCCAGATGCCCAACACGCCCCTGTCGTTCCCCTTCGTCCACCACACGATGCCCTTCTCGCAGACCAAAAAATCATTCTCCGAAGCGATCAAGTGGCCCTACCACCGGCTCAAGGGACTCAAGCCCATCCGCCGAAACGACGTCGTGGTCTTCAACTTCCCGGCCGGCGACACCGTGCTCCTGGAAAACCAGTCGGTGACCTATTACGACGTGCTGCGCGGTTTCGAGGAGTCGTTCGGAAAGGAGGAGGGACGCAAACGCCTCAACGAGAAGTACACGGTCATCAGCCGCCCCGTGGACAAACGCGAAAACTACATCAAGCGCTGCGTGGCCCTGCCCGGCGACTCGCTCGTAATCCGTGACGGACAGGTCTTTGTCAACGGAGAGCCCCAGGAGCCGATCCCCGGGCTGCAGAGCTCCTACATCGTGCAGACAAACGCACCCTTCACGCAATACGCCCTCGACAACCTCGGAATCACCGAATACAGCGGGAACGGCGCCGCCTACTACATGGCCCTCACCCGGGAGACCGCCGAGAAGATCGGGAACCTGAACAACGTCATCTCGATCCGCCCCTACATCTACACCCCCTCGACCGACGTATTCCCCCAGTGGAACGAAGCCCGCTGGAGCCAGGACAACTACGGCCCGATCTGGATCCCGAAGAAGGGCGCGACGGTCGAACTCACGCCCGACAACCTGCCGCTCTTCCGCCGGATCATCGAGGCATACGAGGGGCATGAGCTCGACGTGCGCGACGGCGCGATCCGCATCGACGGAGAACCCGCCACGCAGTACACCTTCGCCATGGACTACTACTGGATGATGGGTGACAACCGCCACAATTCGGCCGATTCGCGCTTCTGGGGCTATGTTCCCGAGGACCACATCGTCGGAAAGGCCTCGTTCGTCTGGCTATCGCTCGACGCCAACAAGAAGTTCCCCTCGAACATCCGCTGGGAGCGCCTCTTCCGGAAAGTGCGGTAGGACATGCAGCCCGACGACCTCTACCGGACCGTTGCGGCGCCCGCCGAGGCAGCCTGTCGCGAACGGAGCAGCAAGTTCCTCGCGTGGATCTATCCCGTCCGCAGCGAGGAGGAGATCCGCGGCCATCTGGATGCCCTGCGCAAGCGTTTCTTCGACGCCACGCACCACTGTTACGCCTGGCGGCTCGGACCCCGCGGCGAGGCATTCCGCGCCAACGACGACGGCGAGCCTTCGGGAACGGCCGGAAAGCCGATTCTCGGGCAGCTGCTCTCGAACGACATCACCGATTGTCTCGTAGTCGTGGTCCGCTACTTCGGCGGCACGAAGCTCGGGGTTCCCGGGTTGATCGCCGCTTACAAGGAGTCGGCCGCCGCGGCCATCGAAGCCGCGCAGATCGTCGAGCGGACCGTCGACCGGATCGTCACCGTCGATTTCCCCTATGTGGCGATGAACGACATCATGCGCGCGGTCAAGGAGTTGCAGCCCCGGATCGAGGAGCAGGCTTTCGACAACCTCTGTACCCTGCAGCTCACGATCCGCGAAAGCCGCGCCGACCTGCTCGAAGAGCGCCTCCGCAAGGCCGGCGGCTCCCTCCGGGAG from uncultured Alistipes sp. carries:
- the dapB gene encoding 4-hydroxy-tetrahydrodipicolinate reductase codes for the protein MKAAIIGYGKMGREIERILAERGHETALVIDLDNARDLDAGHLKGIDVAIEFTTPATAYDNIRTCLECGVAVVSGTTGWTDRLAELQELCRQRGGALFYASNYCLGVNLLFRLNRQLAALVGRLGGGYEVRIEEVHHTQKKDAPSGTAITLAEGILENLPGKTGWVNFAPGIEHAANRVERSEDTPADRIEIRSVREGMVPGIHTVTYESEDDILELRHEIKNRRTLAQGAVVAAEFLCGKKGVYGMDDLLK
- the lepB gene encoding signal peptidase I yields the protein MQKIKAFFRNKWVGFTLAALLYTLWFVVWTGNLWLLIGLPVIYDLYISKLFYRYVWHRNTELCKRNKLYKTVYEWVNAIIFATVVASLVHIFIFQMYVIPTSSMEKSLLVGDYLYVSKVSYGPQMPNTPLSFPFVHHTMPFSQTKKSFSEAIKWPYHRLKGLKPIRRNDVVVFNFPAGDTVLLENQSVTYYDVLRGFEESFGKEEGRKRLNEKYTVISRPVDKRENYIKRCVALPGDSLVIRDGQVFVNGEPQEPIPGLQSSYIVQTNAPFTQYALDNLGITEYSGNGAAYYMALTRETAEKIGNLNNVISIRPYIYTPSTDVFPQWNEARWSQDNYGPIWIPKKGATVELTPDNLPLFRRIIEAYEGHELDVRDGAIRIDGEPATQYTFAMDYYWMMGDNRHNSADSRFWGYVPEDHIVGKASFVWLSLDANKKFPSNIRWERLFRKVR
- the truA gene encoding tRNA pseudouridine(38-40) synthase TruA, whose product is MRYFLELRYLGAAYCGWQRQPDQPSVQQTLERALTTLLREPVEVTGAGRTDTGVNASYYVAHFDCSAPVADPAQTLYKLNFLLPEDISAEGLTAVADDAHARFHAREREYRYYIEPHKNPFTRHLTWQYYVPLDLGRMNRAAALLPEYEDFTSFAKLNSNNRTNICHVMRAEWTLLADGRLCFTIRADRFLRNMVRAIVGTLVDVGRGRYTPEDFRAIIESRDLSRSSAGAPAQGLFLSDVRYPAGIFERGRSRTSETGN
- a CDS encoding YigZ family protein encodes the protein MQPDDLYRTVAAPAEAACRERSSKFLAWIYPVRSEEEIRGHLDALRKRFFDATHHCYAWRLGPRGEAFRANDDGEPSGTAGKPILGQLLSNDITDCLVVVVRYFGGTKLGVPGLIAAYKESAAAAIEAAQIVERTVDRIVTVDFPYVAMNDIMRAVKELQPRIEEQAFDNLCTLQLTIRESRADLLEERLRKAGGSLRE